In Terriglobus aquaticus, the genomic window AAGCAGAGATCGGATCTGGCCGCGCACAGCGGCTGCGAGCATGACGATCAGCGCCGCAGCCAGCCCCACGAGCGCGATGATCTCCAGGCGGGGAAGCGTGGAGGCGCCGGCAAACTTGAGGCTGACATCGCACAGCACCCACAGCGAGTAGCCGAGCAGAGCCAGGCCGGCGGCCTGCAGATGGGAGACGGTTCGCCGCATGGTGTACCTGAAGAATAGCGACTGGACGGGGCGACCTGCGTTTTGTGCCAGCCCGCGTGCAGGCGTTCGCACGGCACACCTTCGCGCGAAATCACTACAATCGTTGCAGGACGCGCTATGCTCAGCCGCAACTTGTACATCCTTGCCGCGACTCTGGGGTTCTTTGCCCTGGTGGCGTATGTCATTGGGTTCAGCGGGATTGCGCATGAGCCGGGGGCACCGCAGGATGCCAGCCTGTGGCACATGATCGGCATCATCCTGCTGTTGCTTGGCCTGGTGGTGACGCTGTTCGGCGTGTTTCAAAGCATGTTTGAGCAGGCGGAGCGCCGGTCGGCGCGGCAGGCAGGACAGGATCGGGCGAAGTCACCGCGGCGGTCTGATGGCGGACCGGTCCGATAAACTGAAAGAGCGATGTACGAAGTGACTGTGGAAGCCGGGTTTTCGTCCGGACATTACCTGCGCGAGTATTACGGCAAGTGCGAGAACCCGCACGGCCACAACTATCGCGTGCTGGTGACGCTGGCCGGCGAAGAGCTGGAGCCAAACGGATTGCTGCTCGACTTCAAAGTGCTGAAAGACGTGCTGAAGCCGGTGGTGAACTACCTGGATCACCAGATGATCAATGACCTGGAGCCGTTCACGACGGTAAATCCTTCTGCAGAAAACCTGGCGCGGTATTTCTTCGACAAGACGAACGAACACCTGCGCGAGGTGACCGGCGGACGTGTCCGGGTAAAGCGCAGCACCATCTTTGAGACGGATACGTCGCAAGCGACGTACTACGTCGACTAAGCAGTAAGTTCATGCGACTGATTGAGCTCTATAAATCCGTGCAGGGCGAAAGCTCGTTCACCGGCGTGCCGTGCATCTTTGTGCGGTTTGCGGGGTGCAACCTGCGCTGCTCGTGGTGCGATTCCACCTACACGTTTCAGGGCGGCAAGCCCTTTACCGAAGATGAGGTAGTGGCGCAGATCGAGGCTCTGCAACCGTGCCCGCTGATCGAGTTCACCGGGGGCGAGCCCATGCTGCACGAGCGCGAGCTGCTGCCGTTGATGCAGCGGCTGCTGCGCGATGAGAGCAGGCGCTACACGCTGATGATGGAGACGAGTGGTGAGCGTCCGCTGGGCGAAGTGCCCACGGAAGTGCATAAGATTGTCGATGTGAAATGCCCGGGCTCCGGGTCGGCGTTCGGGTCGTTTCGCATGAGCAACCTGGACGCTCTGACCTCGCGCGACGAGGTGAAGTTTGTTCTGCGCGATCGTCGCGACTATGAGTTTGCTCGCGACTTCATTCGCGAGCATCTGCAGGGCAAGGTTGCGGAAGGAACGTTGGGCGGCATTCTTCTCTCGCCAGCGTTTCATCAGTCACCATCGCCGTTGCGCACGGCCGACAACATGGAGCTGGACGCGCGCGATCTGGTGAGCTGGATGCTGGAAGATGGCCTGCCCGCGCGACTTTCTCTGCAAATTCACAAGTTCGTATGGGAGCCGCAGAAGAAGGGCGTGTAGGCCTGTTGCTGCCTTTCCGCGTCGTACACTGCAAGCATTCATGGCAGCCAAACGAACCAGCTCCGCGCGATCTGCTGCTTCGCGCGCAGAGGTGGAGCTGCCGCTCGACAAGAGCGCGCAGGCAGACTTCTCTGCGGCGCTGCTGGCCTGGTATCGGCGGCACGCCCGCGATCTGCCCTGGCGGCGTGATCCGGATCCATATCGCACATGGGTAAGCGAAATTATGCTGCAGCAGACGCGCGTGAGTGCCGTGCTGGAGCATTTTCGCGCTTTCACCGAGCGGTTCCCGACGCTGGTAGCGCTCGCGCTGGCCCCGGAAGAAGACGTGCTGTCGCGGTGGAGCGGCCTCGGCTACTACAGGCGCGCGCGCATGCTGCATCGGGCGGCCAAGTTCCTGCTACAGGAGCATGAGGGCACGCTGCCGCGCACTGCGGCGGAGTTGCGCAAGCTGCCCGGCATCGGCAGCTACACCGCGGCCGCGATTGCCAGCATTGCCTTTGGAGAGCGGACTGCCGTGGTGGACGGCAACGTGGAACGCGTGCTGCTGCGCGTTGCGGGACGGCCCGAACAGGCAGACCGGGCGACGATCGACTTCGTTCAGCGATTTGCGCAGGCGCTAATTGATGCGCCGGGACAGG contains:
- a CDS encoding 7-carboxy-7-deazaguanine synthase QueE, whose protein sequence is MRLIELYKSVQGESSFTGVPCIFVRFAGCNLRCSWCDSTYTFQGGKPFTEDEVVAQIEALQPCPLIEFTGGEPMLHERELLPLMQRLLRDESRRYTLMMETSGERPLGEVPTEVHKIVDVKCPGSGSAFGSFRMSNLDALTSRDEVKFVLRDRRDYEFARDFIREHLQGKVAEGTLGGILLSPAFHQSPSPLRTADNMELDARDLVSWMLEDGLPARLSLQIHKFVWEPQKKGV
- the queD gene encoding 6-carboxytetrahydropterin synthase QueD, which codes for MYEVTVEAGFSSGHYLREYYGKCENPHGHNYRVLVTLAGEELEPNGLLLDFKVLKDVLKPVVNYLDHQMINDLEPFTTVNPSAENLARYFFDKTNEHLREVTGGRVRVKRSTIFETDTSQATYYVD